One Hypomesus transpacificus isolate Combined female chromosome 21, fHypTra1, whole genome shotgun sequence genomic region harbors:
- the LOC124483437 gene encoding butyrophilin subfamily 3 member A1-like isoform X1: MKYVLLFKLLSLLTITTQQDTFEVLGGSVVVLAGENATLPCHLKPSISAVNVKVKWIKIKSLDNISTVHVYENQKDVEAVADSTYLGRTSLFREELQKGNVSLKLIHAKFSDSGQYICGVLTANWNEGAAEVTVSVKGEGSLPMVSIRSPSDWGLEVLCKSTGWHPQPELVWLNSNGQVLPAKLIETSRGQDGLYDIKGLVVAQTNSDQITCRIQQQFNGHMLQTKIDVPNDLFPKSKMEGLIIGSLLTIVFAVVIILLCCVHKRRINTEKAQSWARSGQNTTCIVFKKRHGSEDETAVLKDGKDVNVSFMQFAKSHIIQNENLKKQLDFLNTRKLDYSDVVKCHRTINLDADNAHVDLEVNDKDVQNTGKHPQSFEPNTLEPGTEHVPVEGSKNTVEPASNTHQRFKKAPCVLAKEGFSFGSHYFIVEVPKNGWIVGVVKASINKENTSGCTVQEGCWTLRHRQGKISIHDGTMLSLFMTRETEKVGVFVNYDESFVSFYNVTHHDNTDKSGDHIYTYTNCKFENCQEVYPFFGIGSLKTQNSKLIIVDPVTND; encoded by the exons ATGAAATATGTCTTGCTCTTCAAACTGCTGTCCCTACTGACTATTACCACCCAGCAGg ACACATTTGAAGTCTTGGGTGGTTCAGTCGTTGTTCTTGCAGGAGAGAACGCAACGTTGCCATGTCACCTCAAACCCAGCATCAGTGCTGTAAACGTAAAGGTGAAGTGGATTAAAATAAAATCATTAGATAATATCTCGACAGTTCATGTTTATGAAAACCAGAAGGACGTTGAAGCCGTAGCAGACTCGACATACCTAGGACGGACGTCCCTTTTCAGAGAAGAACTTCAGAAAGGCAACGTCTCCTTAAAACTAATTCACGCAAAATTCTCCGATAGTGGACAATACATATGTGGAGTTCTGACAGCAAACTGGAATGAGGGAGCTGCTGAGGTCACAGTTTCTGTCAAAG GTGAGGGATCTTTGCCGATGGTTTCCATTAGAAGCCCCAGTGATTGGGGCCTGGAAGTGTTGTGCAAATCTACAGGCTGGCACCCCCAACCTGAACTGGTTTGGCTGAACAGTAATGGGCAGGTACTTCCTGCTAAACTCATAGAGACATCTAGAGGCCAGGATGGTCTCTACGACATAAAAGGACTAGTTGTTGCTCAAACAAACTCCGACCAGATTACATGCAGAATTCAACAGCAGTTTAATGGCCACATGTTGCAAACAAAGATAGATGTTCCAA ATGATTTGTTTCCCAAATCAAAAATGGAAGGGCTCATCATCGGCTCCCTGTTGACTATCGTCTTTGCTGTGGTCATAATCCTTTTGTGTTGCGTACACAAAAGGAGAATTAACACAGAAAAAG CTCAATCATGGGCCAGATCCGGACAAAATACTACATGTATTGTGTTCAAAAAAAGACATGGGAGTGAGGATGAAACAGCTGTCTTAAAAG ATGGCAAAGATGTGAATGTCAGTTTCATGCAATTTG CTAAATCACATATTATCCAGAATG AAAATCTCAAGAAACAAttag ACTTTTTGAATACCAGAAAATTGG ATTACAGCGATGTGGTCAAATGTCACA GAACCATCAATCTGGATGCTGACAATGCACATGTTGATCTTGAAGTAAATGACAAAGATGTGCAAAACACTGGAAAACACCCACAGAGCTTTG AACCCAACACTCTGGAACCTGGAACTGAACATGTTCCTGTCGAAGGGTCCAAAAACACTGTTGAACCTGCATCAAACACCCATCAACGTTTCAAGAAAGCTCCCTGTGTTTTGGCAAAGGAGGGGTTTTCCTTTGGGTCACATTATTTTATTGTGGAGGTACCAAAGAACGGCTGGATTGTAGGAGTGGTCAAAGCTTCTATCAACAAGGAGAATACTTCAGGCTGCACTGTTCAAGAAGGCTGCTGGACTTTGAGGCACAGGCAGGGGAAGATAAGTATTCATGATGGTACTATGCTATCTCTTTTTatgacaagagagacagagaaagtcgGGGTCTTTGTGAATTATGATGAGAGTTTCGTCTCATTTTATAATGTGACCCACCATGATAACACCGATAAGTCAGGTGATCATATCTACACTTATACAAATTGTAAATTTGAAAACTGTCAAGAGGTCTATCCATTCTTTGGAATTGGAAGTTTGAAAACTCAAAACTCAAAACTCATCATCGTTGACCCTGTTACCAATGATTAG
- the LOC124483437 gene encoding butyrophilin subfamily 3 member A1-like isoform X2: MKYVLLFKLLSLLTITTQQDTFEVLGGSVVVLAGENATLPCHLKPSISAVNVKVKWIKIKSLDNISTVHVYENQKDVEAVADSTYLGRTSLFREELQKGNVSLKLIHAKFSDSGQYICGVLTANWNEGAAEVTVSVKGEGSLPMVSIRSPSDWGLEVLCKSTGWHPQPELVWLNSNGQVLPAKLIETSRGQDGLYDIKGLVVAQTNSDQITCRIQQQFNGHMLQTKIDVPNDLFPKSKMEGLIIGSLLTIVFAVVIILLCCVHKRRINTEKAQSWARSGQNTTCIVFKKRHGSEDETAVLKDGKDVNVSFMQFAKSHIIQNENLKKQLDFLNTRKLDYSDVVKCHRTINLDADNAHVDLEVNDKDVQNTGKHPQSFEPNTLEPGTEHVPVEGSKNTVEPASNTHQRFKKAPCVLAKEGFSFGSHYFIVEVPKNGWIVGVVKASINKENTSGCTVQEGCWTLRHRQGKISIHDGTMLSLFMTRETEKVGVFVNYDESFVSFYNVTHHDNTDKSGDHIYTYTNCKFENCQEVYPFFGIGSLKTQNSKLIIVDPVTND, from the exons ATGAAATATGTCTTGCTCTTCAAACTGCTGTCCCTACTGACTATTACCACCCAGCAGg ACACATTTGAAGTCTTGGGTGGTTCAGTCGTTGTTCTTGCAGGAGAGAACGCAACGTTGCCATGTCACCTCAAACCCAGCATCAGTGCTGTAAACGTAAAGGTGAAGTGGATTAAAATAAAATCATTAGATAATATCTCGACAGTTCATGTTTATGAAAACCAGAAGGACGTTGAAGCCGTAGCAGACTCGACATACCTAGGACGGACGTCCCTTTTCAGAGAAGAACTTCAGAAAGGCAACGTCTCCTTAAAACTAATTCACGCAAAATTCTCCGATAGTGGACAATACATATGTGGAGTTCTGACAGCAAACTGGAATGAGGGAGCTGCTGAGGTCACAGTTTCTGTCAAAG GTGAGGGATCTTTGCCGATGGTTTCCATTAGAAGCCCCAGTGATTGGGGCCTGGAAGTGTTGTGCAAATCTACAGGCTGGCACCCCCAACCTGAACTGGTTTGGCTGAACAGTAATGGGCAGGTACTTCCTGCTAAACTCATAGAGACATCTAGAGGCCAGGATGGTCTCTACGACATAAAAGGACTAGTTGTTGCTCAAACAAACTCCGACCAGATTACATGCAGAATTCAACAGCAGTTTAATGGCCACATGTTGCAAACAAAGATAGATGTTCCAA ATGATTTGTTTCCCAAATCAAAAATGGAAGGGCTCATCATCGGCTCCCTGTTGACTATCGTCTTTGCTGTGGTCATAATCCTTTTGTGTTGCGTACACAAAAGGAGAATTAACACAGAAAAAG CTCAATCATGGGCCAGATCCGGACAAAATACTACATGTATTGTGTTCAAAAAAAGACATGGGAGTGAGGATGAAACAGCTGTCTTAAAAG ATGGCAAAGATGTGAATGTCAGTTTCATGCAATTTG CTAAATCACATATTATCCAGAATG AAAATCTCAAGAAACAATtag ACTTTTTGAATACCAGAAAATTGG ATTACAGCGATGTGGTCAAATGTCACA GAACCATCAATCTGGATGCTGACAATGCACATGTTGATCTTGAAGTAAATGACAAAGATGTGCAAAACACTGGAAAACACCCACAGAGCTTTG AACCCAACACTCTGGAACCTGGAACTGAACATGTTCCTGTCGAAGGGTCCAAAAACACTGTTGAACCTGCATCAAACACCCATCAACGTTTCAAGAAAGCTCCCTGTGTTTTGGCAAAGGAGGGGTTTTCCTTTGGGTCACATTATTTTATTGTGGAGGTACCAAAGAACGGCTGGATTGTAGGAGTGGTCAAAGCTTCTATCAACAAGGAGAATACTTCAGGCTGCACTGTTCAAGAAGGCTGCTGGACTTTGAGGCACAGGCAGGGGAAGATAAGTATTCATGATGGTACTATGCTATCTCTTTTTatgacaagagagacagagaaagtcgGGGTCTTTGTGAATTATGATGAGAGTTTCGTCTCATTTTATAATGTGACCCACCATGATAACACCGATAAGTCAGGTGATCATATCTACACTTATACAAATTGTAAATTTGAAAACTGTCAAGAGGTCTATCCATTCTTTGGAATTGGAAGTTTGAAAACTCAAAACTCAAAACTCATCATCGTTGACCCTGTTACCAATGATTAG